The window TGTTTAATGTTCTTTTACTACTTCTATGTGTTCAATTAAGTCTGTCACACCTTCATAGAGGCCCTGAGAATCATGGTTTTCTTGATCAATATCTACTGATGCACCTGGAGTCTGCTGTGAAGTAGAATCTGCAGCATCTTGATCAGGAAAAATGCTTCTACTTGCAATATCTAAATCATCCACCATACAAAACCTTCTCAATTTTGTAATGTGAGGACTTTGAGAGTTTTGCTCTTCATGGGTATCCTGAAAAGGAAATATGCTCCCATGAAATATAACATCTCTACTAATAAAACACAATTTGTTAGACAGATCAAATAGTTTGTATCCTTTCTGATGAACTCTATATACTAGTAACACTGATTTCACTGCTCTTGGACCAAACTTGTCTTGTTTAAGCAAAACATTTGCATAACAAAGGCAGCCTATCACCTAGCCAAAAAGGGTGGCCTGCTGTACAATGCTTCAAAAGGTGATCTACCTTTCAAAATGGTAGATGGTACCCTGTTTATTATATATGTTGTTGCTTCAACACATGTGCCCCAGAATCGAATTGGCAAATTAGACTGGAACCTAATTGCTCTTGCTATTTCTAGGATGTGCCTATGTTTCCTTTCCAACTCTCCATTCTGTTGAGGAGTGTAAGGACAAGAACACTGATGTAAAATCCCATGACATGTAAACAATTCTTTGCAAGACATGTTAAAAACTTAGTTCCATTGTCTGACCTGAACACTTTAATCATTTTTTCAAATTGGTTAAGGATCATTGCAATGAATGTTTTAAGTAACTCAGATACATCTGATTTCACTCTCATTAAGAAAATTCATGTCCATCTTGTGTGATCATCTACTAATGTCAAAAAGTAATTCATTCCATTATAGGTTGGGACCTTATAAGGGCCACATACATCCATGTGCATCAAATCAAAAGGTTCATCTGCTCTACTAGTACTGGCAGAAATGGTAATCTTGTTTGTCTAGACAATGGACACACATCACAATGTTGTAATTGAAAAGCATCTTTATTTTTAAAACCAGAAATCTTTCTAATAACTGCCATGGGCACATGGCCTAATCTCTTGTGCCAAATATCAGGTTCTTTCATCTGTTCGACTGTCATAGCCTTTGCTCCATTTATTCCAGCTTCCTTATGGTGTGTTCTCAGTATATTCAAATCATCTTCTCTACTACCAATTGCCTTCACTTTCCCAGTGCAAAGATCCTGAAATATGAAGTGTTAGGAAAAAACATTGCGCAGCAATTTAGTTCCTTGGTCAATTTAGACACTGACAATAGATTGAACTTAAAACTTGGTACACAAAGCATATCCTTAAGGGTATCACCTCCTCCCAAAGGACTGTTTCCTATCTTGGTTATTTTAGCAGACTCTCCTGTGTGCATTTGCACATTTCCATCACTTCCTACTTTACCATCATCCAATAACAAACGTCTATTCCCTGTCATGTGATTTATAGCTCATGTGTCCATTATCCAATATATTGCATTATCTCTAACAAGAAAATACTTATCTTCCAGATTTGCACTTATTTCAGATGTGGAAGCCTTGATGAGCATGTTGAGCAGCATATTGTATTGTTCCTGTGTGATCATTGGAGCAGCAGTGTTAGTAGAATTGATGTTTCCTTGATTGGTTGCACTAGTCTCAGACTGCATAGAATGTCCATCCACCACATTAGCTCTGGCCTTGGACTTAAAACTTGCAGGATACCAATCAGCTTGTAACAATTTTCCCTAAGATGACCCTTCTTGTTGCAGTAGCTATAATGCATCAGCTTGAAACATCCATCTCTTGTGTGACCCTTTCCATGACAATAGTCACATTCTATACCGCTTCTCTTCTGCTTAGGCGCATTATTTCTGGCTGTGAATAGTGCAGATGATTCCATTGTTTCAGCTGTAACATAGTTACTTCCTACCACAAGTTTTTGACTCTCATCCTGGACAATCAAGGCATACGCTTGGTTCATATTAATCTTTTGACTCATTTCCTAACTATAACCTTCATTTAGTCCTATTAAAAGCTGTAATAGGCGTTGATACTGCAAATGCACTGCAAAATCCTTTGATTTCTTGCAGTCACATGAAGGAGGTGGCATCTTCGAATCATACTCATCCCATAAAGCCTTTAACCTCGAATAATACACTGACACAGATAATGTTCCTTGTGTCAAAGTAAAGATCTCCTTGTGAAGAGAATACAAACGTGATCCATTAACTTTATTGAACCTCTCCTGTAATTCCTTCCAAACCAAGAGTGCATTAGAGCGAAACAAAATTCCACTTAGCGATTCTTTGCTCACATTTTCAGTAAGCCACGAGACTACTATTGCACTACATCGATCCCACTGATGTCCTAAAGCTGGTCTAAAAGTATCCCTAGTGATTGTACCATCAATAAAAGCTAGCTTATTTCTTCCTAGGAGTGCAACTCTCATTGCTCGATCCCACAAAGTGTAATTTTCCATCCCTATGAGCTGAATACTAACTAATAAGGACCTAGGGGCATCAGAAGGATAGAGATACAAGGGGTGATTATGATCAATCACCACCGGAGCTGGAATAGAGCTTCCTGAATCAGATGCATCCTCAATCGCCATGGTTATACAGTAGCAAATTCAGTGAACTTGTAGATGAGATGAAGAATCACTAATCAAAAACAGAGTTTATCAATTGAATATAGAGCTCGCTACAATCCAGATCATAAATCGTTTTCTTACAGAATTGACAATGAATCTCTCGTTCGTCTTCAATCCGCGAAGAACAATCCTTAGACCTTACTGGCAAAgcctcgctctgataccatgaagaAACTCGCTAAGATTCTGACCGACATTGAAGTAGGGCAATCATAGATGAGAGAAGGAaaatgcatgcaaaatttggggaAATTTTTTGTTCATTATCAATGGAACAATAGTACAAATGAGCTAGCTACACCTATATATATACAAGTTGCTAGCTGGTGCCAGCTATCTAACTAACCTCCACTACCAACATAATTAACTAATAACTAATTACAATTCACTAACTAATATAGCTAAGACGGATTAGGTCGTTAGTGCACAGTTAGGCAGTTAGCTAATTCCTTCACACAGAGCCCTCCAAATAGTCCTAAATTATGTACTTTTGAAGTCTCTTGATTATTTTTCACTTCAATATAACAAATTACATATCAACACTTGCTTAATAATTCTCTACTGTACCACCTCGAATTGGGATCCAGTCTTCTTCAGTGTATGATCTGTCCATTTTCTTCAAGTTAGACCTTGTATTTCTTACACCTGCTTCCgccaagaagaaaaagagaaagatacCGAAACATGAGcaattaagggtgtgtttggtataaaggAAAAggttttttttggaaaatagtgattttatcacttattcCCCCTTGTTGTTAGGTGTTTGTCCAGATTTTCTTATCATAATTGGTTTTTCCATCTCATGAAGGAAAGGACAACATATTTTACcataattggatttttcttttcctagacggaaaatataattctttcatatttggctagtcccttttcttgtaggaaaaggtttgaagttctataaattgaagatccgtccttctcattcaatagcatccacaatgtagtcatatagggtttgagagtcgtgtttagggggagGACTTTACGGAATAAGTGTTAGTCtatcacttgtgtttgcctcttcgtgagattgttctctcaatattttgtactcttttttatatagtggattgctcatctccatcTGTGGACATAGGTCAATTGAACGAatcacgttaaatgtttgtgtctcttttatGTTGGActtatcgtcgttcaaggtttgctttactagattccgcatgacacctaattatttcaatcttaacaagtggtatcagagtaagGTTCAATACAGGTTCATCTTGGCGGGTTCAGTTCTAGCCGCAACATATTTGACGATAATCATAAtttttgtctgagaaatttgaccggtaTGCTACGCACGTTGAGAAAAACTTTGTGGTGGAGATGTGATCCTATTGAAGGCTATGggaagaaggtggatcaagtttattttgtcagaaaattcaggccaagaaggagaattgttaggtgtttatctagattttcttaccataattggttttcctatctcatgaaggaaaggatgacatatttaccataattgggtttttcttttcctagaagaaaaatataattcttcaatatttggctagtcccttttcttgtaggaaaaggtttggagttttataaattgaagatctgtctttctcattcagtagcatccacaatgtagccatatggggtttgagtcgtgtttagggggagaactttacggaacaagtgttagtgtgtcacttgtatTTTCCTCTTCGTGAgattgttctctcgatattttgtactctttttatatagtggattgctcatctacATCTGTGGACATAGGTCAATTGAACGAatcacgttaaatgtttgtgtctcttttatGTTGGActtatcgtcgttcaaggtttgcTTTACTAGATTCTGCGTGACACCTAATTATTTCgatcctaacaagtggtatcagagtgaggttcaagacaggttcatcttggCAGGTTCAGTTCTAGCCGCAACATATTTGATGATAATCGTAATTTTTATCTGAGAAATCTGACCGGTATGCTACGCACGTTGAGAAaaactttgtggtggagatttggaTATGCGATCCTGTTGAAGGCTATGGGAAGAAGatggatcaagtttattttgttagaaaattcagGCCAAAAGGGAGAATTATTAGGTGTTTATCCAGATTTTCTTACCATAATTGGTTTTCCTATCTCGTGAAGGAAAGGAtgacatatttaccataattgggtTTTTCCTTTCctataagaaaaatataattcttccatatttggctagtcctttttcttgtaggaaaaggtttggagttctataaattgaagatccgTTCTTCTCATTTAGTAGCATCCATAATGTAGCCATATGGgatttgagagtcgtgtttagggggagaactttacggaacaagtgttagtgtgtcacttgtgtttgcctcttcgcgaagttgttctctcgatattttgtactctcttttatatagtggattgctcatctccatcGTGGACataggtcaattgaccgaaccacattaaatgtttgtgtctcttttggtatttctcttttgttgtcggACTTATCATCGTTCAAGGTTTACTTTGTTAGATTTtgcatgacacctgattatttcAATCCTAAcacttgtttggttggtgagtgaaaaactttTTATGGAAAAGATTTTCTAGTGTTTCCCTCAAATCCCCATGTTTCCTGTGCCCCCACCCCACCACAAATACTCAACgagactctattttcttcaaaaatttaattaatcttttaaaaattcacaCATTCAAATGAATTAATGTGATGCTTTACTTagtgggtgtttggacataaaaatagtaaaattccaaacaaaaaaaaagtataaaagaattcaagtaaaaatggtatttaaaaattagagttgtgtttggacatgaatataattttgggttgttttcgAATTtctgtgagtgatctgagtgaaaaaaaaaatgaaaaacaagtttttggagtttttcaaattttcgaaaatttcaaaattcatcttcaagtgaaaattggaaattttatggccaaacactgatttcgaaaataAAAGTGGAAATTTTTTGTAAAAAAGTGAATTCTTTtaatgtccaaacgggctcttattCACGCAAAATCAACGTTGAAATTTGTATTCCATAACCAAAGAACTCTCTTTTTGTTTGAAAAAAGAAAGTACCcgttttattgaaatgaaagaaaaaaaaatctactaatgaaaagaaagtatttttttgttaaaatgaacgGAAATACCTTTTTTACATCATGATAAAAATACTCATTTTGCTgaaatgaataaaaaaatattctatctataacatgaaaagaaagtactcttaataatatttttatttaaggTCGGGGTTGGGGGTAGGATGGCGTGGGTGTGTGGCGGGTGGGAGTGGGTAGGGCATGTGTGAGTGGGATAGGGGTGGAGTGGCTGGCGTGTGGGGAtggggaatcagatggggaagaTTGAAAAagcattttgaaaaatatttgggaaaacatgaaaaaaaatgggttcatgagaaaaatatttttcaaaatatttaagctaGTCAAATATTTTTACCCTGGATGAAAAATGAAATTTCGTGTGATTGAGCTAAATTAAGACCTCAAATGTATAAAAGGATCCCAAAATGTTACAATTAGTGGCAACAAGTTGGTAAGTCTTTATTACTTCTAACTATTTTTTCGTTTTCCATCCGGTGTCCGATATCCGTATTGTAGCCCGACTTTATCTGGATTCGCGCCGGATAAGGCCCCATTCGGGGGGTAGCActccctaccaaggattttttCATACCCAGGGCTCGAACTCGAGACTTCTGGTTAAGGGAGGAGCAGGCCTATTCACTGCATCACATCCTTTGATGGTCTTCTacccgttatatatatatatagcataaTACTAGCAAATGTAAATTTGGTTGAAAGCACACCCCTCATCCCCCACCTCCGGTTCTTGATGCTGCACATGCAATGTGTTCTCCCTATACATTGGGTTATACAATCTCACTAGATAGTATTCCCTCCCTCTTAATTTATGTAGCATATTTTAACTAgatacaaaattaaaaaaataataataattttttaaaaatttgtggTATAAAGCAATCCTGAAAAGTTGGTGTGACTATATAtcatctcattaaggataaaagcagaattttaaattttaaattaattttaaatataaaaagataGTAATTTATTATGgacaagtaaaaaagaaaatatatcatataaattgggacaaggagaataatatttaatatttacatTGTGCTAGAAATGCTATAAATATCACGTAATTACTGTGAAGATAAATCGAAAACCTTGTAACTGTTTccaccaaaaaaaaaactaacccagttgattatcattttaaaaaaatactccaataaaaaagaaaagccaaaactAATAAAAGTTCAAAAGTTAGTTATCACACGAGGCACTTCGAGATAACGCGCGCGGCTGGCTATCTTGCTTATAAATAGTGGTGGTAAGTTGTAAAtctcccctctctctctctctctgtgaaTTTAGTAGAAGAAAGAATCAAGAAGTTCAAAATGTCTAATCAACAAAGGGATAAAGAAGCTCAAACGCAAGAAGTTGATGATAGAGAAAGAGATGCAACAATGGCGCCCACAGTAACAAAGGCTATCTTTCACTACTTGTCTGATGATGATCAAGAAGATCATCCCATTACTAAGAAGTTAAGAACTGCTGGTTCTTTCCAAATCAATGACTGCAATCTAAGTACGTCACTCCGTTTCTGATTATTGttaattttccaatttaaaaaCCCCTGTTTCGTTCTTTATATGAATAATGGTGCATGGTAAGAAAGTATGCGAGTTAGTTCACATGGTTTTTGTTAATTGCAGTGATCAAGAATGTATCTGATGCTACAGTGGACCCTAGAGATTTAGTTCACGAAGCAATATTGGAGAAAGTCAGGAATGAGGAACCAATCATCACCAATGAAGAAAGGATTGAGGACCATACTCTGCAACTCACCGCCAAATCTGggtatatattatattttcttgTTTGATCATATCCGACTGTGATTCTTGAAGTATTATATCTTATAAGTATTGATTTGctgttgtatatatatgtatgtgcaGAGGCCAAATGATTACAtctacaaaaagagaaaagttttTTTCCAAGAGACTAACAAAATATGATCTTAACCGTAGCTTTGGCGGTGGCTTAAAACTCCCACTGAAACTAGTCACAGACAATATCCTCGTTCATATTTCTGCACCTGCTGACGGTGATGAAGGAAAACCACTAACTTTAGTTGATCATGAGGGGGGAAAGTGGGACATGTTATTTGTGCTTAAAAGCAAAAAATACTATCTCAGAGGAGAATGGTATAACTATGTGGAAAAATATGAATTGAAAGATTCAGACACCATCATTATTGAGAAGATAACAATTAGCAAGGAGCAAGTAAAAGAAGTAGTGGGTTTTGCTGCAGTGAATCAGATTGGGGATCACGATTGGGACACCATCTGTAAAGATCAGCAAATTGAAACTAAAGATATAGGCAAAGCTGAAGTTGCGTATGAAATCACAATTGAGAGAGGCCCTGA is drawn from Nicotiana tabacum cultivar K326 chromosome 22, ASM71507v2, whole genome shotgun sequence and contains these coding sequences:
- the LOC107765930 gene encoding uncharacterized protein LOC107765930; this translates as MAIEDASDSGSSIPAPVVIDHNHPLYLYPSDAPRSLLVSIQLIGMENYTLWDRAMRVALLGRNKLAFIDGTITRDTFRPALGHQWDRCSAIVVSWLTENVSKESLSGILFRSNALLVWKELQERFNKVNGSRLYSLHKEIFTLTQGTLSVSVYYSRLKALWDEYDSKMPPPSCDCKKSKDFAVHLQYQRLLQLLIGLNEGYS